One Piscinibacter lacus genomic window, GGCTCGGGCCGAAGTGCAGCTCGGCGTAGACATCGTCCTCGATCAAGGGCAGCTGGTGGCCGCGCAGGGCCTCGACCAGCGCCTGCTTCTTCGCCTCGGGCATCAGAAAGCCCAGTGGGTTCTGGAAGCTGGTCATCAGCCAGCAGGCTGCGGGGCGGTGGCGCTGGATGGCCAGCTCCAGCGCGTCAAGCTCGATGCCCTCGCGCGGATGGGTCGGCACCTCGACGGCCTCCAGGCCGAGGCGCTCCAGCGCATGCAGGGCGGCGTAGAAGGTCGGCGACTCGATCAGCACCTTGTCGCCCGGCCGGGTGACGGCGGCCAGGCAGAGGTTCAGCGCCTCCAGCGCGCCGTGGGTGATCAGCACGTCCTCGGGCGCGACGGCCAGGCCCTCGGCGCAGTAGCGGCGGGCGATCTGGCGGCGCAGCTCAGGGTCGCCAGGGCCGAGGTCGTCGATCGTCGTCCACGGGTCGAGGCGCTGCAGCGCGCCGGCGGCCAGGCGGCCCAGGCGCGGCAGCGGGAAGAGCAGCGGACTGGGAAAGGCCGAGCCGAGCGGCACCACCTCGCGGGCCAGGGTGGCCTCCAGGATCTCGAAGACCTGGGCGCTGACATCCAGCGGCCCGGCATGGGCCTGCGGCTGGGAGGGCCGCTCGGGCTCGGGCAGTGGGGCCGGAGCGGCCTCGGTGACGTAGTAGCCCGAGCGCTCGCGGGCCCGGACCAGACCCTCGGCCTCCAGCCGGTAATAGGCCTGGAAGACGGTGGCCGGGCTGCAGCGCTGGCTGGCACAAGCCGCGCGCACGGAGGGCAGACGGTCGCCCGGACGAAGGGCACCGCGGCGGATGGCCCCGGCGATCTCGGCGGCCAAGGCCACGTAGCGGGGGATGCGGGCAGCCGGCCGCGCAGGGTCGGCAGAGGGTGAGGACGGCGGAGGGGGCGGGGCGCGGCGGGCAGGCATCGGGGACGGCGTCACCCCGACTTCGGCCGGGATGCGCCCGGTGACTATGATCGCCGGTTGCCTGCGACTTTCCCGCGGGCCCTGCCCGACACCCCCACCGCATGTCCGCCCGCCCCGACCCGCTGTCCCCGATCGACCCTGACCGAGCGCAGCGCGCCGAGCCGGCCGGCCCCATGCTGCGCGTGCGCGGGGCCCGCACGCACAACCTGAAGAACCTGGATGTCGACATCCCCAAGCAGGCCCTGGTGGTGATCACCGGCCTGTCGGGCAGCGGCAAGTCCAGCCTGGCCTTCGACACGCTCTACGCGGAAGGCCAGCGGCGCTATGTGGAGAGCCTGTCGGCCTATGCGCGTCAATTCCTGGCGCGCATGGACAAGCCGGAAGTCGACGTGATCGAAGGCCTGTCGCCCGCGATCGCGATCGAGCAGAAGGCGACCAGCCACAACCCGCGCTCGACCGTCGGCACCGTCACCGAGATCCACGACTACCTGCGCCTGCTCTATGCCCGCGCCGGCACGCCGCACTGCCCCGACCACGGCCTGCCGCTTCAGGCTCAGAGCGTGAGCCAGATGGTCGATGCCGTGCTGGCCCTGCCGGAGGACACCAAGCTGATGATCCTGGCCCCGGTCGCGCGCGACCGCAAGGGCGAGCATGCCGAGCTGCTGGCCGACATGCAGGCGCGCGGCTACGTGCGCTTCCGCGTCGGCAGCGGCGGCCAGCCCGGCGAGGTGCTGGAAGTCGCCGACCTGCCCAAGCTCAAGAAGGCCGAGAAGCATGATCTGGACGTGGTGGTCGACCGCCTGAAGGTGCGGGACGACGCCGGCCAGCGCCTGGCCGAGAGCTTCGAGGCTGCGCTGCGGCTGGCCGAGGGCCGCGCGATCGCGCTGGAGATGGACAACGGCCGCGAGCACCTCTTCTCCAGCCGATTCGCCTGCCCGGTTTGCAGCTTCAGCCTGTCGGAGCTGGAGCCGCGGCTGTTCAGCTTCAACTCGCCAGTCGGTGCCTGTCCGAGCTGCGACGGCCTCGGCGAGGTCATCGTCTTCGACCCGGCCCGGGTGGTGGCCTTCCCCAGCCTCAGCCTGGCCAGCGGCGCGGTCAAGGGCTGGGACCGGCGCAATCCCTACACCTTCTCGATGCTTGAGGCGGTGGCGCGCCATGCCGGCTTCGACCTCGACACGCCCTGGGAGGCGCTGAGCCCGGCCCACCAGCACCTGCTGCTGCGCGGCTCGGGCGAGGAGGCGATCAGCTTCACCTACAGCGCCGAAGGCTCGAACGGCAAGACCCGCAGCGTCAAGCGCAGCCATCCCTTCGAAGGCATCCTGCCCAGCCTGGAGCGGCGCTTCAAGGAGACCGATTCCGCCGCGGTGCGCGAGGACCTGGCGCGCTACCAGACCCACCAGGCCTGCCCGGACTGCGGCGGCACCCGCCTGCGCCGTGAGGCCCGTCACGTGAAGCTGGTCGATGCCGCCAGCGGCGAGGGCTGGCCGATCTACACCATCGGCCGTGCGACGCTGCGCGAGGCCCTGGCCTTGTTCGAGGGCCTGCGGCTGGCCGGCGCCAAGGCGGAGATCGCCGACAAGGTGGTGCGCGAGATCGCCTCGCGCCTGCGCTTCCTGAACGACGTGGGCCTGAACTACCTGAGCCTGGACCGCAGCGCCGACACGCTGAGCGGCGGCGAGGCCCAGCGCATCCGCCTGGCCAGCCAGATCGGCAGCGGCCTGTCGGGCGTGATGTATGTGCTGGACGAGCCCAGCATCGGCCTGCACCAGCGCGACAACGACCGCCTGATCGCCACCCTCAAGCACCTGCGCGACCTGGGCAACAGCGTGCTGGTGGTCGAGCACGACGAGGACATGATCCGCAGCGCCGACCATGTGCTGGACCTGGGCCCCGGCGCCGGCGTGCACGGCGGCCGGCTGATGGCGCAGGGCACGCCCGACGAGGTCGCCGCCAACCCCAATTCGCCGACCGGCGCCTACCTGTCGCGGCGCCTGCGCATCGCGGTGCCCAAGCGCCGCCGTGCCGCCGCCGCCGATGGGGCGGTGATCCGCATCGTCGAGGCACGCGGCCACAACCTGAAGGGCGCGACGGTCGACATCCCGGTCGGCCTCTTCACCTGCGTGACCGGCGTGTCGGGCTCGGGCAAGAGCACCCTGGTCAACGACACCCTGCATGCGGCGGTGGCGCAGAAGCTCTACGGCAGCCACACCCAGCCCGAGGCGCACACGGCCATCGAGGGCCTGGAGCACTTCGACAAGGTCATCGCGGTCGACCAGTCGCCCATCGGCCGCACGCCACGCAGCAACCCGGCCACCTACACCGGGCTGTTCACGCCGATCCGCGAGCTTTTCGCCGAGGTGCCGACCGCCCGCGAGCGCGGCTATGGCGCCGGCCGCTTCAGCTTCAACGTGCCCGGCGGCCGCTGCGAGGCCTGCCAGGGCGACGGCGTGATCAAGGTGGAGATGCACTTCCTGCCGGATGTCTACGTGCCCTGCGACGTCTGCCACGGCCAGCGCTACAACCGCGAGACGCTGGAGGTGCTCTACAAGGGCAAGCACATCGCCGAGGTGCTGGGCCTGACCATCGAGGCCGCACATGCCTTCTTCAGCGCGGTGCCCACGCTGCAGCGCAAGTTGCAGACCCTGCTTGATGTGGGCCTGGGCTACATCCGCCTGGGCCAGGCCGCGACCACCCTGTCCGGCGGCGAGGCGCAGCGCGTGAAGCTGGCCCAGGAACTGAGCAAGCGCGACACCGGCCGCACGCTCTACATCCTCGACGAGCCGACCACCGGCCTGCACTTCGCGGACATCCAGTTGCTGCTGAAGGTGCTGCATCAGTTGCGCGAGGCCGGCAACACCATCGTCGTGATCGAGCACAACCTCGACGTGATCAAGACCGCCGACTGGCTGATCGACATGGGCCCCGAGGGCGGGGCCGGCGGCGGCAGCGTGGTGGCCGTCGGCACGCCGGAAGCCATCGCTGCCTGTCCGGCCAGCCACACCGGGCGCTACCTGAAGCCGCTGCTCGACGAGGCCTGATCGTCGCGGGCCCCGGGGTCGGCTGCGCCGCCCCGGTACGGCGGCCCGGGTGAGGCGGCACGGCGCCGTGCACGATCGCACGCCGGCACGGCCCGGCGGACGAAGGCGCATGCCCCCGGCCTCAAGCGCCCGGGGCATGCGCCGAAGGCTGGGGCATGTCCCCCCTGCCCTTCCGCTCTCCCCCGCGCGCTGCGGCTCGATGCTCCGCCCCCTGGGCGCTGGCAGCCCTGCTGGCACTGGCCGGCATGCTGGCTGCGCCGGCCCAGGCCGGCAGCACGCTCAAGCCCTGTGCCGACGAGGCCGTGGCCCAGGCCCAGTGGCTGGCCGCGCTGAATGCGCTGCGCGCCCAAGGCGTGCAATGCGGCGGCGAAGCGGACCAGCCAGTGCACGCCCCGGCGCTGCATTGGGCGGGCGAGCTGGCCGAGGGCGCCCGCCACCTGGCCGAGGACCTGGCCGCCCACGACCGCGTGGCCCACACCGACAGCGAAGACCGGGACTTCGCCGAGCGGATGCGGGCCAGCGGCTATCCCCTGCGCGCTGCGGGCGAGAACATCGCCGCGGGCCAGTCGGACTTCCTGCGCGCCCTGCGCGCCTGGGTGGCCAGCCCCTCGCACTGCCGCACCATGATGCGGCCCCGATACACCGAGGTCGGCCTGGCCTGCTTCGAGCGGGCGGATTCCAGCTACGGCCGCTACTGGGTGGCCCACTTCGGCCAGCGCCTGGAGCTGCACGCCGGTTCACGCTGAAAGACAAACGGCGCCCGAAGGCGCCGTTTTCTCAGTCGCGGGGCTTGCGCCGTCGCGTGAAGACCGCGAGGCCGGCCAGGCCCAAGCCGATCAGGGCCCAACTGCCCGGCTCGGGAATGGGCGTCGTCGGCGTCGTCGGGTTGAGGATGGGCGTGAAGGGCAGGCCCGAGGAGCCGCCCCCCGGCGAGGGGAAGGACAGGGAGGGCGTGCCGAGCGCGCCGGAAGGCGCAGGGCCGAAGCTGGGGCTGTCGCCTCCCCCGGTGGAGGGCGGCGCGGCCGAGATGGCCACCGGCGGCAGGGCCGCAGGCAACTGCGCCGGCAAGACCTCGACCTCCTGGGAAAGCACCTTCTCCGGCCGGCGCGTGATGCGCCCGACATTGCGCAGCTCGGTGGAGACCACGATGCAGTCCTGACCCTCGCAGTAAACCAGGCCACGGGCCATCATGGATTCGGGCCAGTGCGCACGGCTCGGCTTGCGGCAGACCTGCGGCCTGTCTCCGAACATCAGGTCGCGGATTTCGGGTTCGTAGCTGTAGGTTCCGACGATGCTGTCCCGGCGGATCTCGACGAAGTCATCGTAGTCGATGCGGTCCATCCGAGCCTCGAACTTGGCACGAAGCTCGGGAGGCATGGTCCCAGCGTACCGCTGCAAGGTCTTGGGGACCAAGCCATTGAAAGGCTTATCACCAGGCCGCTCCCAGCGGCATTCGTCCACGACCGCGGCCGGCGCAGCTTTCCTCACCTTTTTGGACTTGCTGGTCTGCGCCAGAGCCGTCGTGGAGACCAGTGACAGCGCCAGGAGCGCGGCAACGCCGACACCAAGACGCGCGGCGCTGGGAGGGTGCATTGAGGGCGCAGCAGGAGGCTTCATATGGGATCAACCTGTGTCCAAAACTTACAAAAACATGATACGGCCGGAAAGGCTGCGGGAAATCCCTCGGCCGAGGGTCTCAGGGGCACAAGGTGCAACATCCCCACACACTGACCCGAAATCCCCCCTTCAGAGGGACGCAAATGAAAACGCCCAGCAGCGCTGGGCGCATCGCTCGGCACGGCACCCCCCGGGGTGCCGGCGCCGGATCACTTGAGGTGGCCGCTGATCAGCTTGGTCATCTCGAACATCGACACCTGGGCCTGCTTGAAGATTTCCTTCAGCTTGGCATCGGCATTGATCATGCGCTTGTTGGTCGCGTCCTGAAGCTTGTGCTTCTTGATGTACTCCCAGACTTTCTTGGTGACCTCGGTCCGCGGCATGGGCTTGGCACCGACGATGGCGGCCAGCGCCTCGCTCGGCGTCAGGGCCTTCATGAAGGCGGCATTGGGCGTGCGCTTGACGGCCGCCGTCTTGGCCGGGGCCTTCTTGGCGGCAGGCGCCTTCGCGACCGGAGCGGCCGCCTTCTTCGCCGGTGCCTTGGAGGCCGGCGCGGCCTTCTTGGCCGGGGCGCGCTTGATCACAGTCTTCTTCGCAGTTGCCATGGTTCGGTACTCCATCCAGTCGTGGCTCGATGTTCCGGCCCGGCCGGCCTGCCTTGCAGCGGTCGTTTTCTCGGGGCGCGGTGCGGGCCGCATGGTACTGCGCGCACCCCCAAAAAAGAAGCCGTTTCCCTAGGAGAAATCCGAGGTTCCGGCATCCGTCAGGCCCTCCCGCGCCATGACCCTGATAGCCTCACTGGCAATTGAATTGCACACAATAAATTAGTCTGCAATCAACCTTCAGCTTTCACTGATGCCCTCTGCCCGCCTGCCCCGCCCACGCAGCCGCATGGGCAGCAGCCGCGGTCCGGCCCCGGCCGAGCCGGCTGCCGCCGAGCCCGATCCGTTGGCCCTGGCCTCGCAGCTCTGTTTCGCGCTCTATGCAAGCTCGCTGGCCATCCAGCGCCGCTACCGCGAGCCGCTGGCTGTCCTGGGCCTGACCTATCCGCAGTACCTGGTGATGCTGGTGCTGTGGGCCGAGGACGGCCTGAGCGTGTCAGCCCTGGGCACGCGGCTGATGCTCGATTCGGGCACGCTGACCCCGCTGCTCAAGCGCCTGGCCGCCCAGGGCCTGCTGGAGCGCCGCCGCGGCACCGAGGACGAGCGCCGGGTCGAGCTGCACCTGAGCCCTGCCGGCCGCGCCCTGCGCCGCCGCGCGCTGCACCTGCCCGAGCAAATGGCCGCGGCCATCGGCTGCACGCCCGAGGTGCTGCGCCCCATGGTCGAGGAACTGCACGAGCTGCGCCGCGCGCTGCACGACGAACTCGCCCCCCCGAACCCCCAAGACTGAAGCGCCTTCCCCCCGGGCGCCTGCGCGCCCATCCTCCCCCGCCCCTGAAAGGATCGCACCATGGCCCTCGAACAAGTCCTCTACACCGCCCACGCCCGCGCCACCGGAGGCCGTGACGGCCGCGCCGTGTCCTCGGACAGCGTGCTCGACGTCCAGCTCTCGACGCCCAAGCAGCTCGGCGGCGCCGGCGGCCCGGGCACCAACCCCGAGCAGCTCTTTGCCGCGGGCTATTCGGCCTGCTTCCTTGGCGCAATGAAGTTCGTCGCCGGCCAGCAGAAGATCGCGCTGCCGGCCGATGTGGCGGTCAGCGGGGCGGTCGGCATCGGCCCCATCCCCAACGGCTTCGGCATCCAGGTCGAGCTCGCCATCGAGCTGCCGGGCATGGACCGCGCCGCCGCGCAGGCCCTGGTCGACGCCGCGCACATCGTCTGCCCCTACTCGAACGCGACCCGCGGCAATGTCGACGTGACGCTCAAGCTGGTCTGAGGCGCAGCCGCGGCGGCCTCCCGGCGCCGCGGCTTCAGAAGGCGCTGTTGCGCTCGTCGGCCAGTTCGAGCTGGCGGCGGGCCTGAAGCTCGCGCAGCCGGGCGTCGATGACCGAGGCTTCGATGAAGTCGCCGCGCACGCCGCGCTGCTGCGCGGCCTTCAGGCGGTCGATCGCGCCCTGCAGATCGGCCTGGGCCGCCCGCGCCTCGGCCGCGGCGCGCAGGCTGCGCATCCCCTCGCCGAGCCGTTCCCAGACGCGACCGAGCAGGGCCCAGGCCGGGCCGTCCTCGGGCCGCTCGGCCACCCAGGTCTGCAAGCGATCGGCCAGCGGCCGCAGGCTCTGCGGCGCGGCGCCCGGCAGCAGGGCCTGCTCGACCTCGGCGAAGAGCCAGACGCGGCCGCCCGCCGCTGCGAACTGCGTGTCGACGCCGGTGCCGGCCGGTGCGCGCGGTGTGGCCAGCGCGGCTTCGAGCCGGCCGGCGGCCGCCGCAGCGTCGCCGCGGGCGGTCTGCAATTCGATGTCGAGCAGCTCGACAGCGCGCAGCGCGGCGGCGTCGCCGGCTGCCAGCGCACGGGCTTCGCGCAGCGGGCGCTCGGCGCGCGGCCAGTCGCGCAGCCGCAGCGAGGCCAGCGCGCTGGCATAGGCCTGGCCCAGGCGCTCGGGCAGGGGCGCGGCGGTCTCGCGGCTCAGCGTCGCATCCAGGGCCTGCCAGCGTTGCAGCGAGAGCGCGCGCGGATCCATCAGCACCCGGGCGCGGGCTTGCATCAGTGCATGCAGCAGGCTGCGGGGCGGCGTGCTGCGGCCGGACAGGTCCAGCCCGAGGCGCGAGCGCGCCTCGCCGATGCGCTCGGTGCTGAGCGGGTGGGTGCGCAGATAGGGGAAGTTCTGGCTGTCGTTGAGCCGCGCGGCCTGCAGCAGCTTCTCGAACATCGAGGCCATGCCGGCCGGGTCGAAGCCGGCGCCGGTCAGCACGCCATGGCCGATGCGGTCGGCCTCGCGCTCCATGTCGCGCGAATAGTTGAGCTGGCCCTGCACCGCCACCGCCTGGCCCCCGGCGATCAGGGCATTGGCGGCATCCGCACTGCGGCTGGCCGCCAGGACGCCGAGGATCAGCGTGGCCACGGCCAGGATGGAGCGGCTCTGGTTGGACGCGACGCTGCGCGCGATGTGGCGCTGGGTCACGTGGCTCATCTCGTGCGCGAGCACCGAGGCGAGTTCATCGGCCGAGGCCGTCACCGCGATCAGGCCGAGGTGGATACCGACATAGCCGCCGGGCAGCGCGAAGGCGTTGACCGAGGGGTCCTGCACGAGGAAGGTCCGCCAGGCGAAGCGCTCGCCGGCCTCGCCCGCCACCTCGCCGCGGCGGCGGGCACTGTCGAACAGCGGCTGCCACAGGGCGCGCAGGTAGTCGTTGAGGACGGGGTCGTCCAGGTAGGCCGGGTCGCGCCAGATGTCGCGCATGATCCGGTCGCCCAGGCGGCGCTCGGTGCCGATCGGAATCGATTCGGCACCGCCATCCCCCAGGGAGGGCAACTGCGGCCGTTCGCCCGGCAGCGGCGCCGAAAGGGCCGCGAGCAGGGCCAGCGTGCCGCCCGTCGACACGCCGTGGACATGGCCGGCATGCGCATCGGCCAGGCCCTGCAATGGGGCGGGCCAGGGCACGGGCTCGGCGAAGGCGGGCAGGCCCTGGGCGGGCGCGGGGCCGGCCGCCAGGCCCAGGCTCAACAGCGCGATCAGCGCGGGGCGCAGGTCCACGCGGCGCCGGATCTGGGCCGTGAGGGGCCGGGCCAGGGCGGCGGGCGGGCGGGCGGGGGGGGCGGGCGCGGTCACAACCTATGATGCCAGCGCCCAGGTTTCCCGCTTGTTTCCCGCGCCCTTGACCCGTGAGCTCCTCCGAATCCCCCACCCCCGCCTCGCCGCTGACCCATTTCGACGCCCAGGGCCAGGCCCACATGGTCGATGTGTCGGCCAAGCCCGCCACCCATCGCAGCGCGACGGCCGAAGGCTGGATCCGCATGCTGCCGGCCACGCTCGCGCTGATCGCCGGCGGCCAGGCCAAGAAAGGCGATGTGCTGGGCATCGCGCGCATCGCCGCCATCCAGGGCGCCAAGCGCACGGCCGAGCTCATCCCGCTCTGCCACCCGCTGCCGCTGACTCGGGTGGCCGCCGACTTTTCGCTGGATGCCGAGGGCTCCCGCGTGCGCTGCCAGGTCACGGCCGAGACCGTCGGCCCGACCGGCGTCGAGATGGAAGCCCTGACCGCCGTGCAGGTCGCCCTGCTGACCATCTACGACATGTGCAAGGCCGCCGACCGCGGCATAGTGATCGAGCAGGTGCGGCTGCTGGAAAAGCACGGCGGCAAGTCGGGCAGCTACCGCGCCGACTGAGGCCCGGGCCCCGGGCGCCGCGGGATGCGGGCGCGGGGATGAAGACCCGCAGCGGGCTCAGCGCGCGAGCGCGCGCAGCCGCATCCAGTCCAGGTCCTCGGCGATGTCGGCTGCACAGGCCCAGGCGCCCAGGCGCTGCGGATCCGGGCTAGCGCCCGCGCTGCGGGGGCCGCGGCAGTCGGGCAGCGCCCGCATCGATTCGACCCGGCGGAACTCCTTGAGCCGTCGCACCACGGCCAGGGCTTCGGGCCCGTGGCCGCGGGCGTGCAGGGCGCGGGCATAGGCCACCATCAGGCGCACGTCGATCAGGTGATCGAGCGGACGGCCGAAGACGGCCAGCGGCACCTGCTCGGGCGCCAGGGTTGCGGCCGCGTAATCGGCATGGTGACCGAAGAGCGGGCTGAGCTGGCCGCGGGCGATGCGCTCGTCCAGCGGCTGGCGGCCATCGGCCGGCGCGAAGACACGCTCGACACGGCGATGGTCCATGGCGGCCATCACCGCCCCCAGCATCAGCAGCACGCCGGCCAGGCGCTGCAGGCCTTGCAGCCACGGCGCCTGCGGCGGGGCCGTGCCCCCGACAACCGGCCGGGCCGCCGCCGCCGCACCCGCCCCCAGCCACAAGCCGGTGGCCCAGGCCGCGGGCAACAAGAAATAGGCATACCAGAGCGGGTACTCAAGCTGGCTGTGGACGATCAGCACGGCGAGCATCACCAGCACGGCACGGCCGGGATGGTCGGGGTCAGGCACGGCACGGCCGGGAGGGTCGAGGTCAGCCACGGCGCGGCCGGGCTGGTCGGGGTCGGCCACGGCACGGCCGGGCTGGTCGGGGTCCAGCCCCGCCCGGTCGACCGGGCCCGGCACCACCGGGCTGCCCCGCCAGGCCGCGCGGCGCTGCCACATCAGCGCCAGCCAGGCCAGCAGCAGCAACAGGGTGGCGGGCAGGCCGATCTCCACCGCAAGCTGCAGCGGCAGGTTGTGGCTGTGGTCGAAGAAGGCGGTCGGCCGGTCGGGGAAGGGGCTGAAGGTCCAGGCCAGGTTGAATCGGCCCCAGCCCACGCCCGTCCAGGGATGGGCGGCCAGCAGCTCGAGCGCATTGCGCCAGATCGCGAAGCGCGAGCTGCTGATGTCGCCGTCGAACTGGAAGCGGTCGGCCGCGACGAAGCCCGACTGCCGCGCCCGCGCCCAGGCCGAGAGCGCCAGGGCCAGGCCGCCGTAGAGCAGCGGCCCCAGGCCCAGCAGCAAGCGCATCGGGCCGGGCAGGCGGCGGTCGATCAGGGCCCAGGCCAGCAGCAGGGCCAGGCTGATCGCGCCGGTGCGCGAGCCGCTGCCCGCCAGCGCCGCGAGCAGGGCCGCCAGGCTGATCGCAAACAGCAGCAGCACCTGCGCGCGCTGGCGCGGGGCCCGGGGCCCGTGGGCGGCCCGCCAGACTTCGGCCATCCACCAGACCGTCCAGACCATGGCGCAGATCAGGGCGGTGGCCAGGTGATTGGGCTGGCGCATGTTGCCGACGGCGCGGCCCGGCGTGGTGCCGGGGCTGACCAGGCCGCCCAGCCCGCCTTCGGGCGAGAGCATCTGCACCCCGGCCACCAGCACGCAGCCCAGGCCGGCGGCCGTCCAGGCCCGGGCCATGGGCCGGGCCAGCTCGCGGGCGGCCCCCGGCGCCGCGGCCGCCTGCCGCGCCGTGGCCCACAGCACCAGCGCGGCAGCCACCAGCACGCCGGCCTGCGCCGCCTGCTGCGCCTGCCAGGCGATGGCGGCCAGCAGGCCGGTGAGGAAGGTCAGCGTCAGGCCCGGGCTGCTGCCGATCGGCGACGGCCCGGCCGCACTCAGCAGCAGCCACAAGCCCCAGGCCGCGACCGCCGCGAGCTGATGCACCAGCACTGCATCGGGCACGGTGGAAAAGGGCAGCAGCAGGGGCAGGGCCAAGCTCAGCAGGGCCGCGGCCTGCATCAGCGCCGGCGCGGCGGAAGGGGTCAGGGGCTGGGGCTCGGGCGCGTTCACGGGCGCGATCTTGCCTTGTCCGCGCCGGGCGGTCGGCGGCGCTCAGGGCCGGACGGCGACGGCGGTGGCGGGCAGGAAGTGGCGCCAGTCGAGCGCGGTGCGGGGCGGATCGCAGAGGCCGGCGCGGCGCGGGTCGCGGCCCGGCAGGGCGGGCTCGGCGTCTTGCGCAGAACTTGGGGGGAGCGCGCGGGCGGGGGCCGCAGCGAGCTTGCTTGCACTCGCGTTCGCGCTTGCGCTTGCGCTTGCGGCTGCCGGCCCGGCGTCTCGGCCCGGAGCCCGGTCGCCCAAGGCAGCTTCACCCCCGGCTTCGGGCGCGCGCTCTGTAGCCGGCCGGGCGGCGCAGCGCCGGGCCAGCGACTCGGCGGGCGCGCCGCCCAGGCGATGCAGGCGGGCGACCACGTTGCGGGCGCGTTCCAGCTCGCCGCGCTCGGCCTCTGCCCAGGCCCAGGCCAGCAGCAGGCGCGCGTCAAGCTGCCGGCGGGCGGCGCCGGCCTCGAAGGGCTCGGGCCCGCCCTGGCCGGGCGCCGCCAGCGTGGCGCGCAGGCGCTCGCCCCATTCGGGCGAAAGCCAGCCCTGGCGGGCGGACTCGATGCGGGCCTCCAGCGGGCCGGCGGCCGGATCGAAGAGCCGCTGCGTCGGCTGCTGCGCCCAGCCGCCGAGGGCGGCGAGCACGAGCAGCGCAAGCCCGGCCAGGCGCAGGCTGGACCGGCCTGCCGGCGCCGGCACCCGATCGACCGGCTGGCTTGGCACGGGCCAGGCCAGGCCGGCCCAGGCCGCGGCCAGCAGCAGCAGGTGGCCGTGCCAGAGCGGGAACTCGCTCAGACTGTGCAGGGCGGTGCTGGCCAGCAGCAGCAGGGCGGCCGTCCGGACCGTGGCCTGGGCCGGCTCGGCCGGCGCACGACGCGCCGCACACAGGCCGCGCCAGGCCGCGAACAGGGCCGGTAGCGGCAAGACCAGCAGCAGCAGGGTCAAGGGCAGGCCCAGCTCGACGGCGAGTTGCAGCGGCAGGTTGTGCGCATGGGTGTAGGCATGGCCGTGGGCGGGCAGGCCGGGGCTCAGCGTCCAGGCGAAATTGAAGTTGTTCCAGCCGACGCCGAGCAGGGGCTGGGCGCGGATCAGGGCCCAGGCGTCCTGCCACAGGGCCCAGCGCGGGCTGCCCAGGTCGGTTCGCACGCCGCTTGCGCCGCCGGCCTCGGTCAGGTGCAGGCGCAGCATCCAGAAGCCCAGCAGGGCCAGCGGCAGCAGCGTCAGGCCGAGGCGGCTGCGGCCCGCCAGCCGCCGGTCGGCCAGGCCCCAGAGCAGCAGCATGCCGCTGGCCAGCAAGCCGGTGCGCGAGCCGCTGGCCGCCAGGCCGGCCATCAGCAAGAGGCCCAGCGGCAGCACGGCCGCATGCCGCAGGCCGCCGCGCAGCGCTTGCACGGCCCACAGGGCGACGGCGCCCTGCACCATCAGCAAGGCCAGCACATTCGATTGGCGCACCCAGCCGCCGGCCCGCCCGCCGGGCGCCGCCCCGGCCGGAGCCAGGGGACTGATCTGCAGCAGCGCGACGCAGGCATTCAGCAGGGCCGCGCCGGCCAGGGCCGCGAACAGCAGCGTGGCCGCCTGCACGCCGCCGCGACGCAGGGCCAGGAAGACAGCCACCGCGGCCAGCAGCATCACGGTGTCGGCCGCCGCCCGGCCGGGCAGGCCAGCGCTGAGCAGCACGGCGCCCCAAGCGGCGCCGACCAGCAGCAGCGGGACGGCGAGCAGGCCGCGCAAGGCGATGGCGTCCGCCGCGCCCGACGGCACCGGGCTGCGGCCGGCGCCACCCAGCCCGGTCGCCAGGGCCAGGCCCCAGGCCAGCAGGGCCAGCAGGTCCTTGTAGAAGCCGGTCTGCGGCAGCGGGGTGTGGGCCAGCAGCAGCGGGCCGGCAACGGCCAGCACGAGCGCGG contains:
- a CDS encoding O-antigen ligase family protein; the protein is MGDALARRGFPPRAAALVLAVAGPLLLAHTPLPQTGFYKDLLALLAWGLALATGLGGAGRSPVPSGAADAIALRGLLAVPLLLVGAAWGAVLLSAGLPGRAAADTVMLLAAVAVFLALRRGGVQAATLLFAALAGAALLNACVALLQISPLAPAGAAPGGRAGGWVRQSNVLALLMVQGAVALWAVQALRGGLRHAAVLPLGLLLMAGLAASGSRTGLLASGMLLLWGLADRRLAGRSRLGLTLLPLALLGFWMLRLHLTEAGGASGVRTDLGSPRWALWQDAWALIRAQPLLGVGWNNFNFAWTLSPGLPAHGHAYTHAHNLPLQLAVELGLPLTLLLLVLPLPALFAAWRGLCAARRAPAEPAQATVRTAALLLLASTALHSLSEFPLWHGHLLLLAAAWAGLAWPVPSQPVDRVPAPAGRSSLRLAGLALLVLAALGGWAQQPTQRLFDPAAGPLEARIESARQGWLSPEWGERLRATLAAPGQGGPEPFEAGAARRQLDARLLLAWAWAEAERGELERARNVVARLHRLGGAPAESLARRCAARPATERAPEAGGEAALGDRAPGRDAGPAAASASASANASASKLAAAPARALPPSSAQDAEPALPGRDPRRAGLCDPPRTALDWRHFLPATAVAVRP